In the Nitrospirales bacterium LBB_01 genome, one interval contains:
- a CDS encoding methyl-accepting chemotaxis protein, which translates to MKTMRKILMIYLMVGFAAALVFPFYANFFVVWKEGMLKYFILGCFGAGASVGFGNYFIFKKLQKDFIATFSQKTKENLGEDLNAASGSKDLLKSVILNFDRMLTTVVNNVKTIDSVATSLLEKVRSITVSAEDIAHKSEEVSSHLNGLNSQIETLVDGSDKLHNQTAELSTEATRGGKLAQLAMESSSLAESELSSMIKLIEDSRSIIESLHTKVTSINNFTSKIDKIANDTNLLALNASIEAAKAGTAGGGFAVVADRVRILAEESSQSGKDISKTVATVVMDMQNAQEQFGKNIKKIIEGTELVKNVLIRMKEINATVEHFHGGISIINELIEKQNDSVKSVSKFVSEIKDLSKESASEALAVSESVTGILCAVDSLLSESKGLCK; encoded by the coding sequence ATGAAGACAATGAGAAAAATACTTATGATTTATCTGATGGTGGGTTTTGCTGCGGCACTAGTGTTTCCATTTTATGCCAATTTTTTTGTAGTATGGAAAGAGGGAATGCTTAAGTATTTTATACTTGGCTGCTTTGGCGCCGGCGCCTCCGTTGGATTTGGTAACTATTTTATATTTAAGAAACTTCAGAAAGACTTTATCGCAACATTTTCCCAAAAAACTAAGGAAAATCTCGGTGAGGATTTGAATGCCGCAAGCGGCAGCAAAGACCTGCTTAAAAGCGTAATTCTTAATTTTGACAGAATGCTTACAACTGTAGTTAATAATGTAAAAACCATAGATTCCGTAGCTACATCACTTCTGGAAAAAGTCAGGTCTATAACAGTATCTGCCGAAGACATTGCACATAAGAGCGAGGAGGTGTCAAGTCATCTTAACGGCCTAAACTCTCAGATTGAAACCCTCGTTGACGGCTCAGACAAACTCCACAATCAAACCGCAGAGCTTTCAACTGAAGCTACACGCGGAGGAAAGCTGGCTCAATTGGCAATGGAATCATCCTCTTTAGCCGAATCGGAGCTTTCCTCTATGATTAAATTAATAGAAGACTCAAGGTCTATCATAGAGTCTTTACATACTAAGGTGACATCTATAAATAATTTTACAAGTAAAATAGATAAGATAGCCAACGATACAAACCTGCTTGCTCTGAATGCCTCTATAGAGGCAGCTAAGGCAGGCACGGCAGGCGGGGGATTTGCCGTAGTTGCCGACAGAGTAAGGATTCTTGCCGAGGAATCATCACAATCCGGGAAAGATATTAGTAAGACTGTGGCAACTGTTGTTATGGATATGCAAAACGCTCAGGAACAGTTCGGTAAAAACATCAAAAAAATAATTGAGGGCACTGAGCTTGTTAAAAATGTTTTAATTCGTATGAAAGAGATAAATGCAACCGTAGAGCACTTTCATGGCGGAATATCCATTATAAACGAGCTAATAGAAAAGCAAAACGACTCAGTGAAAAGTGTTTCAAAATTCGTCAGCGAAATCAAAGATTTATCTAAAGAAAGCGCATCAGAGGCTTTAGCAGTATCAGAGTCAGTAACAGGAATCCTCTGCGCTGTTGACAGTTTGTTGAGTGAGTCCAAAGGACTTTGTAAATAG
- a CDS encoding glycosyltransferase family 4 protein, producing MTRGGFLFFVIPAKAGIQSFFVNGANCIGNNINLMDNMRVLISWHAATESLNRRLIAELVSKDVTIKAIVPKWWNEGSRKTVFEKQQYDNYEILSSPTIFTNHIRAFFYPNVLKIYREIADFKPHIIHIMEEPFSFAAYELIVISKLLKPRPRIILYSAENIDFRQKFLYSYFQCSNLKNADAIAVVPAESVAIWQHRGFRKAIYTIPLGFDATLYEKNAEVKMPYLIRKAKDAFKIGYAGRITPEKGIETVIRALSILKDRGKNCVFFIVGGGDHKNTLQNLISESGINDLVHFLDAISQNEMPAFYNSLDVFVLPSLTTDRWKEQFGRVLIESMASKTPVIGSSSGEIPRVIGNSGLVFKENDALQLADSIQKLIDNDELRAELSKAGYKKVYENYTWSKVAESYIKAYKELLPI from the coding sequence ATGACAAGAGGGGGCTTTCTTTTTTTTGTCATTCCTGCGAAGGCAGGAATCCAGTCCTTTTTTGTTAACGGAGCTAACTGCATAGGCAATAATATTAATTTGATGGATAATATGAGAGTTTTGATTTCCTGGCACGCAGCCACAGAAAGCCTCAATAGAAGGCTTATAGCAGAGCTTGTTTCAAAAGATGTTACAATAAAGGCAATTGTCCCTAAATGGTGGAATGAAGGAAGCAGAAAAACTGTTTTTGAAAAACAACAATATGACAATTACGAAATACTATCGTCTCCAACCATTTTTACAAACCATATTAGAGCGTTTTTTTATCCCAATGTTCTGAAAATTTACAGAGAAATTGCGGACTTCAAACCTCACATCATCCACATCATGGAGGAGCCATTTTCGTTTGCTGCCTATGAGTTGATAGTGATTTCAAAACTCTTAAAGCCACGACCAAGAATCATTTTGTATTCAGCTGAAAACATAGATTTCCGACAAAAATTCCTCTATTCGTACTTCCAGTGTAGTAATTTAAAAAATGCAGATGCCATAGCGGTCGTTCCGGCTGAAAGTGTTGCTATATGGCAACATAGGGGTTTTAGAAAGGCAATTTATACGATTCCACTTGGTTTTGATGCAACTCTATACGAGAAAAATGCTGAAGTTAAGATGCCATATCTAATTCGTAAAGCAAAAGATGCTTTTAAAATAGGATACGCAGGACGTATTACACCGGAAAAGGGGATTGAGACAGTTATCAGGGCACTATCAATTCTAAAAGACAGGGGTAAAAACTGTGTATTTTTTATAGTCGGCGGCGGAGATCATAAGAATACCCTACAGAACTTAATATCAGAGTCAGGCATTAACGATTTAGTTCATTTCCTTGATGCCATAAGCCAAAACGAAATGCCGGCATTTTATAATTCCCTTGACGTTTTTGTCTTGCCATCACTGACAACTGACAGATGGAAAGAGCAGTTTGGACGCGTACTGATAGAGTCTATGGCATCAAAGACGCCGGTGATAGGCTCATCATCGGGTGAAATTCCAAGAGTTATAGGAAACAGTGGTCTTGTCTTTAAAGAAAATGATGCTCTTCAATTGGCTGACTCAATACAAAAACTCATCGATAACGATGAACTCAGGGCTGAACTTTCTAAAGCGGGCTATAAAAAAGTATATGAAAACTACACATGGTCTAAGGTTGCCGAGAGTTATATAAAGGCATATAAAGAGCTCTTACCCATATGA